cagtgccagggctctgctgttgcacaggggctgctgccagctgggacTTCCCTCACTGCTGCATGCCAGACactgctgtcctgcagagcgGTCAGTCAGAGGCGGCTTGAAGCTGtacagccagggcagggcgTTTGTCTGCCATGGGCTGAGGCAAGGGGCACCCTGACATCACGGGGAGTGAGTGGTGGGACTGAACTGTCACCTGTCTGAGGCAGGTAGCCCAGTGTGACACCTGTGCAGGTGCTGCTCTGTTCCCCATGGAGTGGGACACACACAGGCTCCCCCTGCCCAGGGCCTCGTGACTCCTTCCCAGCCAAGCAGCCCAGGCCTAGTCCAGTGTGGGGATTTGAGTGAAGGCCCAGAGGAAAAGCTACAGCTGTGCATCATTCCAGCCAAACCTACTCTTCTTCCCACTGCCCTGGAGTCTGGGGCACAATCCTGACTTGGGATGCTGCTGTGATGGGACCCACAGGCACTACAGGCATACAGAGCTTGTAGCCAGAGCACCCCCAGGAACAGGCATTTAATAAACCAGGCCCAAACCCTTCCTTGTCATGGATTCTTGTCCAGCCACTGTGTGTGATTCAGTAAATTGCTCATCGTTTGGGGTGAGGAGGGGACATCTCCCCAGCACATCGCCTGTCCAAGGACAGGGCTCTCAGGAATGCAGATGAGCCTGTCCATGCTTTAGATTCGGAATGAGGTGCCTGGGCCTGGGTGCATTGGAACTGGAGCTGGGATGTGCATGTGATCAGGACACACCAGTTGGCTCTGCCCTGTGTTCACATCGTGGGAGGCAGCGGGGGACACatctggggggcacaggggaaggATTCACCCTCTGGTGTGGGACCATGTCTAGTCAATGGGCCTCCTGAAGGGACACACCCTTCCCTTGGGTGGGATGGAGAGAGGGACctcaggctgcagggagggtTGACCTGGGGAAGAGCCaacagctgctggtgctgcttccAGGTGAGCAGAGGAAAGAAACTGGTGCCAGCCAGGCCAGGGTGGGATTCACTCACTTGTAAGCTgggcttggagacgcagaggtGCCAGGGGACTCCTGGTACCAGCCTAGGACTGTGGCTAAGCTGCCAATGTTGCAAACTTGGAAAGAGACTTGGAGGGGCCGAGCGCTCTGGCAGGGACAGCCACGCTCCCACTGAGAGTGGGACTGCAGGGGACAagggggctgtgccagcaggtGTGAGGGGACCCCTGCCCATACCACCTACACCCACTCCCCAGTACCCACACTGACACCCACCCTCTGTACACCTCCCAAGCACTGACCTGACCCCACAGCGCTGGGCAGCTCTGGTTTCCACCCCATTTCTCTTCCACGAGGAACCTTCTCTCCGGGCACAGCAGTTTCTTCTGATCATCTTCCCCCAGAGCCATCCCACCCcactgtcctggtttcagctgcaatagagttcattttcttcccagtgctgGTACAACACTGTATTTTGGATGCAGGATGAGAACAATCTTGATCACACACTGATATTTTGGTTgtggctcagctgggctcaCCCCAAGTCAAGGGCTTTtcagtgtctcatgctctgccagcgAGGAgttgcacaagaagctgggggggagcacagccaggacagctgacccaaagtgGCCAGAGGGATATTCCATGCCACAGAACATCCTGCCCAGTGTGTGAGCTGGGGGAGCTGCCTGGGAGGGGCCGACTGCTGCTGGGAGACAGGCTGGGCACAGATCAGTGGGTGCTGAGCAACTGGGTATTGGGCATCACGTGTCTGTCTTGGGGTTTATGACTCTCTCCTTTTGGTGTCTCCCTTTCCATTAcaaatattattaaatattatcatattttattttatttcgaTTATTGAACTtcccttatctcaacccacaggtTTTACACCTTTTCTTCTGATTCTCCCCCCCATCCCACCGGGGTAGAGGGTGAGGCCAGTGGCTGCATGGTGCTTGGTTCCcatctggggttaaaccacaacagccaCCCCCCACCTGCCCCAGAATCATCAGCTCTGGGAACCTCTACAcacacccctgtcccaccccagACCCTGTCACCACATTTCCCCAAGCACCCCCATCACCTGCTCAtctccctgcacccccagctGCAGGCTGCTGAATCCTGAGATCATTTAGCTTTCAAGGAGTGGGGCACACCAACCTCCCCTTGCCCCTGGAGAGTGCTGCAGCTGGATCTTCATCCCTCCATGTGCAccctttccctgtgcctgcGAGAAGTCTGCTTGCCCTGTTCCTGAGAGCAGTTCAGAGTCCACAGGCAGCCTTCAGAGAATGGCATTTTTAAATAGTTGCTCTGAATTAATTTTACAAGTCACAGCAATGCAGGAATGTACAGACATTTACAGGACACTGTACAGGCGATTTCTGTCATATATTAGTGCTCTTGCTATATACATATAGTACAGCCTGCAGGAGCCTctgcacaggcagggacacccaTGCCCCCGCACAGGGCTCCCCAAaatggagctgctgccctggggctgctgggtcACACAGGCTCGTTCAGGTTGTTTTAATCAGAGCTTGGCCCTGAGCCTTCCTGGGCTGGCACTGTTAGGGGGTGACACCATTGAGGGCAGAGCCAGCACCCCCTTGCTTTGCTCATCCCAGTCTCTTTTAGAGGGTTTGTGGGACCCCACTGATGCTCTGGAGGGAGCGGGTGCAGCCTCCAGTGCGGCGCCGTTTCCAgccccctgctcctcctgcctcaGTGGCAGCCGCAGCTGCCGGCCACCATGTCATCGTACTGCTTGAGGACCACGTTCTCATCGTCATCGAAGTAGAGGAGGTTGATGGAGTAGAGCTTGTCAGGCACACAGCAGGGGCTGCTGACGCCCTCGCTCAGCTTCAGGGCGTTGATGATGGACTGCACCGTGGCGTGGTTCGTTGGCCGCATGTTCTCGCCcagagggaaggggcaggagcctTTGCAGTGGAAGGCGTTGTACCCCCGTGGTGAGATGATCCAGCCGGACCAGCCGATCTCCTCGAAGTCCACAGACAAGGGATGcctctggcagggctggagccgaTCCAGTGACCGTGTACTGCGTGACCTGCCCAGCTTGGGCACCGGCATCTTGGCAGGGAGATTGGGAGGCTGAGGCTTTAAATCTGTCAGAAAGGAGCATCGAATGCCATTAGCCACTGCATGAGCCTGGGGGAGGGAGAAAGTACTGCAACCCCCCCGGCCACCCCTCCCCACAGGTTTTGTCTGCAGCCCAGTCACAGcttgtcaccagcccaggcAGAGCCACCAGGAGGTGACACCCTCAGTCTCATGGCCACCCTCAAATCCAGCTTCACATCTGCAAGCAGGCAACACTCCGAGCAGGCTACACCAGAAAGGAGAGAGcctctccctccagccagggaaggaggttTGGATTTGAGGAGCCCACATGTGGGGAGCACCCCCTGGGAAAGGGATGATGGCACCAAGGGAGCCGTGCCAGGCGTGTGGGACCCACCTGGGAAGCCGGCTGTGGGCAGCGACGCTCCCCGGCGCCCGTCGTCCGTGAACAGGACCAACATGGGCTTCTTGCTCTCATGGTGGCTCCGGCTAGATGCAAACTGCAGTGGTGGGGGATCGGGCGGGCTCCCCTCCAGGCCCTGGACTGTCACCAGCAAACCCTGGTTGCTGCTTTCATCTTCAGTCCAGTCGCGAACCTGGGGAACCAAACCAGTGTCACCATGGACTGGGACAGGCACTGCCCTGGTGTCCCCACAGGCAGGTCccaggccagcagcaggacagcgTGAACTGGGAGGCCACACTCTGTGTGCCACAGGAAGAGgttgctctggggctgcagcacagaggaCACTGTGGCAGGATCCAGCACCAGCGCTCCCTGCAGTGCAGTGAGATAAGTTCCTGGAAGGATGAAGCAGCCCCCGGGGCTCTTGGCAGGACTTTTGCCCCCCCATCCCAGGATAAGAGGTATTCCCCCCATGTCACTGCAGAGACTGCACACAGGAAACTGCACTGAAGCCTGAAAGGCTGCTGTGGGTGAAATGGGTTAAAAAACCTCCTGCATGTGAACccccaggattccctctgtgctgcccaaaacagaggaaaagtgACTCACAGCCGGTGTGATGGCAAAGACCTCCCAGCCCGAGGTCTGCAGCGAGACACGCCGGGCTGCCAGCAGCTTCTTCCCTCCGGGGGTGTCCAGCTTGTCCTTCTCCAGCACCTGGTAGACACTGACCTGGGGAAGGCAAAAGGTGGTCACCCTGGCATAGTCTGCCCAAGGGGCTGATCCTGGAcagaggggtggggggagatgGGGAATTGTCAGCATGGATCTGTAACAACCTTGGTGTGCCTTTGCTGATGCTTGCACAAGCCAGAAGGGTAGATATTTAAGAACCTGCCACAGTTAAATCATCGTGATTTTCTGTGAAACATTTTTTGATATGATCCCAGAGCCAGGCAACATTCCCACTGCAGGCAAGTGACCACAGTGTGCCAGTGGCATCCctgggcacaggctggggggcagccccattccccccattccccccatccCATCCTCACCTGGCAGAAGTGGTGCCTTTTGGGCCCATCTGTGACCCTCGGCCAGAGGCGGAAGAGGTGCAGCTCTGCCGTCAGGATCTTCTCATTCTTGGCCACGCTGGAGAGGACAAACAGGAACCGCATCTCCTCGCTGTGAGCTGGAGAGAAGGATGGGTTGAGACGAGCAAAACCAGGGGCAGCACCTCCACCGGCCACGCTcagcccctccccacagccccatcccagcgcCACAGGGACCACCCCCCACGCCCCCCTTACTTTTATCCAGGAAGCTGCGAACGGTGTTGCCCTCCAGGATGTCAGGGTTCTTGGTGACACCATCCGCATTGGCGACAGTGTTGAATAGATCCACCATGTACTGGGGCGGCTGCTTAAAGTGAGCTGGGGGGGCCGGAGGGTCTTCCATGCCAAAGACTTCCAGGAGTTTCTTCAGCGCCTCAGCCCGCCGGCTCGCCACGCTGTCTGGGCTCGGGCATGCCGTCttggccagggccagcagcagcagaacagtcCCCAGCATGGCTCTGTgctccctgtcccagcacaaCTCCCCCCGCCTCCCCGGTGCTGCATTTATAACTCACTGGAAAGCTGGATTGGAGTGAAATATGCACAGGAGCAATCAGGAGGGTAAAGAGAGCTAATTGCCATGCTAACAAGGTGAGAAGCCCGGCTCCCGGGCCCCCTGCACCAATTAGCCCCAGTACACAAGCGGGAGGCAGGACGGCTCACCAGGCACTCCCGGGGCtgacaggggacacgggggtctGGGGCCACCAGCGCCTTGCCAGGGTCTTGGCTGGGCTGCATTTGCTCTCCGTAGGAGACTAACCGGATTTTAATGATGGCACTAATGGGACAAATCGGAGGACCTTTGTGTAGAGGAATGCGGCCCATTAAGATGAGCATCCCCTTCCCACCCCGGTCCTGCCGCAGCAGCTCGTGTGCCCCTCTCGCAGCCGCTGCTGAGAGCGAGGATGGTGGCGGAGGCTCAGTGCCCCACTGGTGCCCCCATCCCATGTCCCTGTCAGGTGTGCAGGGTGGGGTGCCCGGGGTCCCCTCTCTCAGTGGGGGCAGCCCAGGTTGTGTGTCCCGCCGGGGAGCGAGGCCACGGGGCACGGCAGGGTCCAGCAGAGGAGCCGGCGGTGCTGCGGGCTGTGGGGTCAcaccgcagcagcagcagaacctgaatccagctgccttttttttttttttttttttttttttttttttttttttttaaagggcaaTTGGCTTCCTGGGAATTAAAAAAGCATTTGCTGCTAATTCCTGAATGCTTGAACTTAATGAAATATCCGGGTAGTGGGATAAAAGCCAATTCTACAGGTCTTGTTCCCCAATCACAGAGAAACCAGGCTGGTGCAGGTGGACACGATACACTGTACAGCTGCCATGGGAGTGAATGGAAACAATTAGCATTAATTAACTAATTCAGCAACCGGCTGAAGCCCTGCCAGGACCACCTGATGGGAGACAAGGTGAAGGCTAATGTCCAGTGGTGCCTAGAGTTTATTCCATCCCAAAGGGCTGTTAATTATGCAGAACAGGCACGGCGGTACCGACAGACTGGAGttaacagagagagaaaactaTCTGTATCCCCGGAATCCTTTCCCTTCTCTGCCCGGCTCACCAGCAGCATGTCCCACAGGACATCTGGGGGTGCCTGCAGAGGAGACAGTTCTGCCCCAAcatgcccagctcctgctcccctctCCCGACTCGGGCTCCAAAGTTTGTTAGCGGGAGCAGCCAACCCGTGCACACCCCAGCCCGTGCCAGACGGCTGCATCCTCCTGGGATGCTGGatgcagaggagctgtggagcTGCCCAGCGGAGCCCCAAGGACCTGCAAATTGCCCATGATGTTTATTTTACAAGCTACAACACATTTTGTAGAGGGTTCATTTATACCCGCTGGTTAAAGTAGCTTTTATTCAAAAAATAGCCTTCTCTCATTTACATATCCCACAGACAGTCTGGCGGGGTTTCCAGGAGCCCCACCcgcagctcccagccccgctaCCCCCGGCAGTGGCACTCCCGGATGGCAGCGACGGTGCAGACGTGGCCCCGGCGGCTCCGGAGCCGGTGCATGTCGTGGCCGTGAGGGGCACAGCGACTCGGGGCAGCTTCTGCCCGGGCCAGGCATTCCTCCCCGTCTTGTGACTCCCTGCAGTTAGAGAAAAAACAGCACATCCCCAGCACACCAGTGTGTACACAGTACACCACCGGCCCCCCATATCCTGGGCCTTCTGTTCCCACTCGGGAAAAGGGCAGATGCTCTGGAGCAGAATGGGGGAGAAGGGAGGCAGCTTCCTTCCTGCAGCATCTCTTCCTTACTCGTGGAGTAACTCGTGTCATCTCCTCTGCCTGAGCAGAGCAGGTCTTTCTTCCTGCATAGTTTGATTTGCTTCCCTTTGCATGcaaagaatcccagaatggtttgggttggaagggatcttaaagctcagcTCATCCcaactcctgccatgggcagggacgccttccaccgtcccaggctgctccaagccccagtgtccagcctggccttgggcactgccagggatccaggggcagccacagctgctctgggcaccctgtgccagggcctgcccaccctcccagggaacaattcctgcccaagatcccatccatcgctgccctctggcactgggaagccattccctgtgtcctgtccctccatgccttgtccccagtccctctgcagctctcctggagcccctttaggccctgcaaggggctctgagctctccctggagccttctcctctccaggtgagcacccccagctctcccagcctggctccggagcagaggggctccagccctcagagcatctccgtggcctcctctggacttgctccaactttccatgtccttcctgtgctggggacccatGTTTTTATGTCTACAATCAACACACAGTCCTATCCTTCAGCCTGAGACAACTGTCTGGACCCACCCTGCCCCAGCCACCCCCGACTCTTCCTGTCccacagcattgccagcaggtgagggacaggagTGGCACATCCCAGGCTGCAGAAGCCACTGTCAGGATCTGTGTCGGCTATCCTGGGACACCACAGGCTCTGTAACCACCCACCCAAATCCGGCCCCATCCCGGCAGGTCCGGCTCtcccccccggcacagcacagCGTGGTGggtgagctgggggtgctgcccaAACCCtgctccgtgtcccccccaccccggcAGCCGCAGATGCGTTGGGTgagaggagcaggggcagctccCACCTGGCCCGGGGTGCGGATGTGCGGGAGGGAGGGCGGATGGGGCCTGGCAGCTGTGCTTACCTAAGCAAGCAGGGATCCCCCGAGGAGCAGCTGCCCAAGCACCTTCCCACATCGATTTCCTGCAAAGATTTGCAAAACAAAGGCACGAAAATCCCCTGCAGCACCTCAGCAGGGACACCCCAGCACCCTCCACCCTCCCTCCAGCCTCAGGCTCAGCATCCATCcccagagaagagcagcagcaaggcaCAGCTGGTAAGAAATATTTTGGGGGCATAGCAGTGTTTTTGAGTCAGAGGTGCCTGTGCACAAAGGTATGCTCAGCGGGACAGCAGGGTCTCTGTTGAACTGAGGACATACTTAAcaactaaatattttaaaatatatatataattgttgcttaattacttttttaaagaaatcctcACTCCAAAGAAAAAGCCCTTTGTTCCTTTATGGCCCCGATGTATGCACGAATTAGTGGcagcaaaatacattttatagCACGAGAGAATACAAGTGTGAGATTTTTACCTCTCTAGTTTGATGCCAGTGTGAAGCTGCCGACATTAGAGCATCCACCCAGCAGTTCAAAGCTCGCATGAGGGCCCAGGTGAGCTCACCAGAGAGGAGCCAAACCCCTGGAAACCTGCCTTGAGCCGTTCCTCCCCGtgtcctgcagagctctggacAATTTCATAGTAACATTCCACCTGGGAGACAGGATagcatttttccttcatttctcaGTTTTCCAGTGTCCGAACCACCTCCCCACCATGTGGGGTTTTGACCAGAGCAGTGCTGAACTTTGTGGGCACACAGAAAAGTCCATCTGTAAGGAAACAATAAGGAAAATTAACCTGGAGCTGCACCCAAGgctcctgtggcagcagcacagaccaTCCAGCTTTTGGCATCCAGCACCCACTGGAAAAGGCTGTTCTCTGTGTCAGGGTCCCAGCTGGGAGTCTGGGGCTCATTCCTTCACCAGCTCAGGCCTTCAGTGGTAGGTTTTGTTCCTCCATCCCAGTTTCAGGCCATGAGGAAAGGGAGGTTATTGTGGGTGCAAGTTGTGAATGCTGTCCCTGACCCTGCAAAAGCTCCAGTTCTGGGGAGCGAGCACACGCCGCTCCGTGTTATCTCTGGGAAAACTGTATTTGAACACAAAATACCGATGGCAGTGCTTTTCCCAGAGCCACATTCTTACaccagggaatgggggaaagTAACTTAGCACTTACTCATTCAGCATTTCCCTCTGGATTTGCCAGGGACTGTGCCCTGAATGGGCTTCTCGGATGCTGGAGCCAGTGTTACGGGCTCTCCTGGAGATACATTCCCCAGGCACCTCCAAAGGGTGAGCTCTGTGCTGGGCTCTCCACAGGAGCACCAGCTGTGGCATCTGCCACCGTGGGATGGGGGatagagggaagggaagggaagggaagggaagggaagggaagggaagggaagggaagggaagggaagggaagggaagggaagggaagggaagggaagggaagggaagggaagggaagggaagggaagggaagggaagggaagggggaagggaaggcccCAATTCTGGAGTGTGGGATGAAGTAAGGCTGGTAGCAGAGGGGTGGAAGGGGGAGGTGGGCAATGGCCCCAGCTTTGGGGGTGCAGAACAAAGTcctgctttgccttttctttccctattCCAGCTTTAACTCAATGAAAAATTCCCAGGACACAAA
This region of Aphelocoma coerulescens isolate FSJ_1873_10779 chromosome 28, UR_Acoe_1.0, whole genome shotgun sequence genomic DNA includes:
- the LOC138099716 gene encoding bone morphogenetic protein 2-like, with product MLGTVLLLLALAKTACPSPDSVASRRAEALKKLLEVFGMEDPPAPPAHFKQPPQYMVDLFNTVANADGVTKNPDILEGNTVRSFLDKTHSEEMRFLFVLSSVAKNEKILTAELHLFRLWPRVTDGPKRHHFCQVSVYQVLEKDKLDTPGGKKLLAARRVSLQTSGWEVFAITPAVRDWTEDESSNQGLLVTVQGLEGSPPDPPPLQFASSRSHHESKKPMLVLFTDDGRRGASLPTAGFPDLKPQPPNLPAKMPVPKLGRSRSTRSLDRLQPCQRHPLSVDFEEIGWSGWIISPRGYNAFHCKGSCPFPLGENMRPTNHATVQSIINALKLSEGVSSPCCVPDKLYSINLLYFDDDENVVLKQYDDMVAGSCGCH